The following are encoded together in the Streptomyces sp. NBC_00341 genome:
- a CDS encoding urease subunit gamma, whose protein sequence is MFLTPSDTEKLLLSVAGMVARDRRERGVRLNYPEAVALLACWAMERAREGARVADLMTMGRSVLTRADVLEGVPEMLHDVQVEATFPDGRKLVTITSPIP, encoded by the coding sequence ATGTTTCTCACTCCGTCCGACACGGAGAAATTGCTGCTGAGCGTCGCCGGAATGGTTGCCCGCGACCGCCGGGAGCGCGGCGTCCGTCTGAACTACCCCGAGGCCGTCGCCCTGCTCGCCTGCTGGGCGATGGAACGTGCCAGGGAAGGCGCCCGCGTCGCCGACCTCATGACCATGGGACGATCCGTGCTGACCCGCGCTGACGTGCTGGAAGGCGTTCCGGAGATGCTGCACGACGTCCAGGTCGAGGCGACCTTCCCGGACGGGCGCAAGCTCGTCACGATCACCTCACCGATCCCATGA
- a CDS encoding urease subunit beta, which translates to MIPGEIRTGPGVVHLNSERRALRLTVVNDGDRPIQIGSHFHFFDVNPALSFDRPQTEGFRLDIPSGTSLRFEPGVGAEITLVELGGRAKVPGIVVRTAPRSRGAQDTATEGV; encoded by the coding sequence ATGATCCCCGGCGAGATCCGCACCGGGCCCGGCGTGGTCCACCTGAATTCAGAACGCCGCGCATTGCGGCTCACGGTGGTGAACGACGGGGACCGCCCCATTCAGATCGGCTCCCATTTCCATTTCTTCGACGTGAATCCCGCACTTTCCTTCGACCGGCCGCAGACCGAGGGATTCCGGCTCGATATCCCGTCCGGCACCTCGCTGCGCTTCGAGCCCGGCGTCGGCGCGGAGATCACCCTCGTCGAACTCGGCGGACGCGCGAAGGTGCCCGGCATCGTCGTCCGCACCGCGCCCCGGTCCAGGGGCGCGCAGGACACCGCAACGGAGGGCGTGTGA